From one Eleginops maclovinus isolate JMC-PN-2008 ecotype Puerto Natales chromosome 7, JC_Emac_rtc_rv5, whole genome shotgun sequence genomic stretch:
- the armc8 gene encoding armadillo repeat-containing protein 8 isoform X3, producing MACLLEAPLRISVLSEVTATSRHYVDRLFDPDPQKVLQGVIDMKNAVIGNNKQKANLIVLGAVPRLLYLLQQSSSSLELRTECAVVLGSLAMGTENNIKSLVDCHIIPALLQGLLCTDLIFIEACLRCLRTVFISPVTPVQLLYTDPTVIPHLMSLLSRSQRTQEYITQIFSHCCKTPEHQTVLFNHGAIQNIAPLLISPSYKVRMQALKCFSVLAYENTQVSMTLVNVLVDGELLSQVFVRMMQRDQPIEMQLTAAKCLTYMCRAGAIRTDDSCVVLKTLPCLVRMCSKEHLLEERVEGAETLAYLMEPDVELQRIASTTDHLVAMLADYFKYPSSVSAITDIKRLDHDLKHAHELRQAAFKLYASLGSNDEDIRKKITETENMMDRIVSGLSESSIKVRLAAVRCLHSLSRSVQQLRTSFHDHAVWKPLMKLLQNAPDEVLVMASSTLCNLLLEFSPSKEPILESGVIELLCSLTQSDSPALRVNGIWALMNMAFQADQKVKVEIVRCLGTEQLFRLLSDPDSNVLMKTLGLLRNLLSTRPHSKGSPETKHIDQIMSSHGKQILQAVTLILEAEHSIEVKEQTLCILANIADGNTAKEILMTNDDMLQKIKYYMGHSNVKLQLAATFCISNLIWNEEDGSQERQDKLREMGFVDILHKLTQASDPNLCDRAKTAMQQYLA from the exons ATGGCGTGTTTGTTGGAGGCCCCTCTCCGCATCAGTGTGCTTTCT GAAGTAACTGCCACTAGTCGCCACTATGTTGACAGACTGTTTGACCCAGACCCACAGAAAGTGCTTCAGGGAGTCAT TGACATGAAGAACGCAGTCATAGGAAACAACAAGCAGAAGGCCAATCTGATCGTCCTCGGAGCTGTGCCGAG GTTACTGTACCTGCTGCAGCAGAGCTCCTCCAGTCTGGAGCTGAGGACGGAGTGTGCGGTGGTGCTGGGCAGCCTGGCCATGGGCACCGAGAACAACATCAAGTCCCTGGTGGACTGTCACATCATCCCTGCCCTGCTTCAAG GTCTCCTGTGTACGGACCTGATCTTCATTGAAGCTTGTCTTCGATGTCTCAGAACGGTTTTCATCAGTCCAGTCACCCCTGTGCAGCTGCTCTATACT gACCCCACTGTGATCCCCCATCTAATGTCTCTCCTGAGCCGCTCCCAGAGAACACAGGAGTACATCACACAGATCTTCTCCCACTGTTGTAAG ACCCCGGAGCACCAGACGGTTCTTTTCAACCACGGCGCCATCCAGAACATCGCCCCTCTTCTTATCTCCCCCTCTTATAAG gTCCGGATGCAGGCGTTAAAGTGTTTCTCGGTCCTGGCCTATGAGAACACTCAGGTCTCCATGACACTGGTGAATG TGCTGGTGGACGGGGAGCTGCTCTCTCAGGTATTTGTCAGAATGATGCAAAGGGATCAACCCATCGAAATGCAGCTAACAGCAGCCAAATG TCTAACGTACATGTGTCGGGCGGGCGCCATCAGGACAGACGACAGCTGTGTTGTCCTAAAG ACCCTGCCTTGCCTGGTGCGGATGTGCAGTAAAGAGCATCTGCTGGAAGAGAGGGTGGAGGGTGCGGAGACGCTGGCCTACCTGATGGAACCCGACGTGGAGCTGCAGAGGATCGCCAGCACCACGGACCACCTGGTGGCCATGCTGGCAGACTACTTCAAATACCCCAGCTCTGTGTCCGCCATCACAGACATCAAGAGG cTGGATCACGACCTGAAGCACGCACACGAGCTGAGACAAGCTGCGTTCAAACTCTACGCCTCGCTGGGCTCCAACGACGAGGACATCCGCAAGAAG atcacagagacagagaacatGATGGACCGGATAGTCAGCGGCCTATCAGAGTCCAGCATTAAAGTCCGTCTGGCCGCTGTCAG GTGTCTTCACAGTCTTTCCCGGTCAGTGCAGCAGCTGAGGACGAGCTTCCATGACCATGCAGTGTGGAAACCCCTCATGAAG cTGCTGCAGAACGCTCCGGATGAAGTCCTAGTCATGGCCTCCTCGACACTATGCAATCTACTGCTTGAGTTCTCCCCCAGCaaagag CCCATCCTGGAGTCGGGGGTGATTGAGCTGCTCTGCAGTTTGACGCAGAGTGACAGTCCTGCACTGAGGGTCAACGGGATCTGGGCTCTGATG AACATGGCGTTCCAGGCGGATCAGAAGGTGAAGGTGGAGATCGTTCGGTGTTTGGGAACAGAACAGTTGTTCCGGCTGCTATCGGACCCCGACAGCAACGTGCTGATGAAGACCCTCGGGCTGCTGAGGAATCTGCTGTCAACACGCCCA CACAGTAAAGGAAGCCCTGAGACAAAA CACATCGACCAGATCATGAGCTCTCATGGGAAGCAGATCCTGCAGGCCGTGACCCTCATCCTGGAGGCGGAGCACAGTATAGAGGTCAAAGAGCAG ACGCTGTGCATCCTAGCCAACATCGCCGACGGCAACACAGCCAAGGAAATCCTCATGACCAATGACGACATGCTCCAGAAAATCAAATACTACATG GGGCATTCGAATGTGAAACTGCAGCTCGCCGCCACCTTCTGCATCTCCAACCTGATCTGGAATGAGGAGGACG GTTCTCAGGAGCGTCAGGATAAGCTGAGGGAGATGGGCTTTGTGGACATCCTGCACAAACTCACCCAGGCCTCGGACCCCAACCTCTGTGACAG ggcGAAGACGGCGATGCAGCAGTACCTGGCGTGA
- the armc8 gene encoding armadillo repeat-containing protein 8 isoform X4, whose protein sequence is MACLLEAPLRISVLSEVTATSRHYVDRLFDPDPQKVLQGVIDMKNAVIGNNKQKANLIVLGAVPRLLYLLQQSSSSLELRTECAVVLGSLAMGTENNIKSLVDCHIIPALLQGLLCTDLIFIEACLRCLRTVFISPVTPVQLLYTDPTVIPHLMSLLSRSQRTQEYITQIFSHCCKTPEHQTVLFNHGAIQNIAPLLISPSYKVRMQALKCFSVLAYENTQVSMTLVNVLVDGELLSQVFVRMMQRDQPIEMQLTAAKCLTYMCRAGAIRTDDSCVVLKTLPCLVRMCSKEHLLEERVEGAETLAYLMEPDVELQRIASTTDHLVAMLADYFKYPSSVSAITDIKRLDHDLKHAHELRQAAFKLYASLGSNDEDIRKKITETENMMDRIVSGLSESSIKVRLAAVRCLHSLSRSVQQLRTSFHDHAVWKPLMKLLQNAPDEVLVMASSTLCNLLLEFSPSKEPILESGVIELLCSLTQSDSPALRVNGIWALMNMAFQADQKVKVEIVRCLGTEQLFRLLSDPDSNVLMKTLGLLRNLLSTRPHIDQIMSSHGKQILQAVTLILEAEHSIEVKEQTLCILANIADGNTAKEILMTNDDMLQKIKYYMGHSNVKLQLAATFCISNLIWNEEDGSQERQDKLREMGFVDILHKLTQASDPNLCDRAKTAMQQYLA, encoded by the exons ATGGCGTGTTTGTTGGAGGCCCCTCTCCGCATCAGTGTGCTTTCT GAAGTAACTGCCACTAGTCGCCACTATGTTGACAGACTGTTTGACCCAGACCCACAGAAAGTGCTTCAGGGAGTCAT TGACATGAAGAACGCAGTCATAGGAAACAACAAGCAGAAGGCCAATCTGATCGTCCTCGGAGCTGTGCCGAG GTTACTGTACCTGCTGCAGCAGAGCTCCTCCAGTCTGGAGCTGAGGACGGAGTGTGCGGTGGTGCTGGGCAGCCTGGCCATGGGCACCGAGAACAACATCAAGTCCCTGGTGGACTGTCACATCATCCCTGCCCTGCTTCAAG GTCTCCTGTGTACGGACCTGATCTTCATTGAAGCTTGTCTTCGATGTCTCAGAACGGTTTTCATCAGTCCAGTCACCCCTGTGCAGCTGCTCTATACT gACCCCACTGTGATCCCCCATCTAATGTCTCTCCTGAGCCGCTCCCAGAGAACACAGGAGTACATCACACAGATCTTCTCCCACTGTTGTAAG ACCCCGGAGCACCAGACGGTTCTTTTCAACCACGGCGCCATCCAGAACATCGCCCCTCTTCTTATCTCCCCCTCTTATAAG gTCCGGATGCAGGCGTTAAAGTGTTTCTCGGTCCTGGCCTATGAGAACACTCAGGTCTCCATGACACTGGTGAATG TGCTGGTGGACGGGGAGCTGCTCTCTCAGGTATTTGTCAGAATGATGCAAAGGGATCAACCCATCGAAATGCAGCTAACAGCAGCCAAATG TCTAACGTACATGTGTCGGGCGGGCGCCATCAGGACAGACGACAGCTGTGTTGTCCTAAAG ACCCTGCCTTGCCTGGTGCGGATGTGCAGTAAAGAGCATCTGCTGGAAGAGAGGGTGGAGGGTGCGGAGACGCTGGCCTACCTGATGGAACCCGACGTGGAGCTGCAGAGGATCGCCAGCACCACGGACCACCTGGTGGCCATGCTGGCAGACTACTTCAAATACCCCAGCTCTGTGTCCGCCATCACAGACATCAAGAGG cTGGATCACGACCTGAAGCACGCACACGAGCTGAGACAAGCTGCGTTCAAACTCTACGCCTCGCTGGGCTCCAACGACGAGGACATCCGCAAGAAG atcacagagacagagaacatGATGGACCGGATAGTCAGCGGCCTATCAGAGTCCAGCATTAAAGTCCGTCTGGCCGCTGTCAG GTGTCTTCACAGTCTTTCCCGGTCAGTGCAGCAGCTGAGGACGAGCTTCCATGACCATGCAGTGTGGAAACCCCTCATGAAG cTGCTGCAGAACGCTCCGGATGAAGTCCTAGTCATGGCCTCCTCGACACTATGCAATCTACTGCTTGAGTTCTCCCCCAGCaaagag CCCATCCTGGAGTCGGGGGTGATTGAGCTGCTCTGCAGTTTGACGCAGAGTGACAGTCCTGCACTGAGGGTCAACGGGATCTGGGCTCTGATG AACATGGCGTTCCAGGCGGATCAGAAGGTGAAGGTGGAGATCGTTCGGTGTTTGGGAACAGAACAGTTGTTCCGGCTGCTATCGGACCCCGACAGCAACGTGCTGATGAAGACCCTCGGGCTGCTGAGGAATCTGCTGTCAACACGCCCA CACATCGACCAGATCATGAGCTCTCATGGGAAGCAGATCCTGCAGGCCGTGACCCTCATCCTGGAGGCGGAGCACAGTATAGAGGTCAAAGAGCAG ACGCTGTGCATCCTAGCCAACATCGCCGACGGCAACACAGCCAAGGAAATCCTCATGACCAATGACGACATGCTCCAGAAAATCAAATACTACATG GGGCATTCGAATGTGAAACTGCAGCTCGCCGCCACCTTCTGCATCTCCAACCTGATCTGGAATGAGGAGGACG GTTCTCAGGAGCGTCAGGATAAGCTGAGGGAGATGGGCTTTGTGGACATCCTGCACAAACTCACCCAGGCCTCGGACCCCAACCTCTGTGACAG ggcGAAGACGGCGATGCAGCAGTACCTGGCGTGA
- the armc8 gene encoding armadillo repeat-containing protein 8 isoform X1: MACLLEAPLRISVLSEVTATSRHYVDRLFDPDPQKVLQGVIDMKNAVIGNNKQKANLIVLGAVPRLLYLLQQSSSSLELRTECAVVLGSLAMGTENNIKSLVDCHIIPALLQGLLCTDLIFIEACLRCLRTVFISPVTPVQLLYTDPTVIPHLMSLLSRSQRTQEYITQIFSHCCKTPEHQTVLFNHGAIQNIAPLLISPSYKVRMQALKCFSVLAYENTQVSMTLVNVLVDGELLSQVFVRMMQRDQPIEMQLTAAKCLTYMCRAGAIRTDDSCVVLKTLPCLVRMCSKEHLLEERVEGAETLAYLMEPDVELQRIASTTDHLVAMLADYFKYPSSVSAITDIKRLDHDLKHAHELRQAAFKLYASLGSNDEDIRKKITETENMMDRIVSGLSESSIKVRLAAVRCLHSLSRSVQQLRTSFHDHAVWKPLMKLLQNAPDEVLVMASSTLCNLLLEFSPSKEPILESGVIELLCSLTQSDSPALRVNGIWALMNMAFQADQKVKVEIVRCLGTEQLFRLLSDPDSNVLMKTLGLLRNLLSTRPHSKGSPETKHIDQIMSSHGKQILQAVTLILEAEHSIEVKEQTLCILANIADGNTAKEILMTNDDMLQKIKYYMGHSNVKLQLAATFCISNLIWNEEDVQAVVSSDCSLKGSQERQDKLREMGFVDILHKLTQASDPNLCDRAKTAMQQYLA, translated from the exons ATGGCGTGTTTGTTGGAGGCCCCTCTCCGCATCAGTGTGCTTTCT GAAGTAACTGCCACTAGTCGCCACTATGTTGACAGACTGTTTGACCCAGACCCACAGAAAGTGCTTCAGGGAGTCAT TGACATGAAGAACGCAGTCATAGGAAACAACAAGCAGAAGGCCAATCTGATCGTCCTCGGAGCTGTGCCGAG GTTACTGTACCTGCTGCAGCAGAGCTCCTCCAGTCTGGAGCTGAGGACGGAGTGTGCGGTGGTGCTGGGCAGCCTGGCCATGGGCACCGAGAACAACATCAAGTCCCTGGTGGACTGTCACATCATCCCTGCCCTGCTTCAAG GTCTCCTGTGTACGGACCTGATCTTCATTGAAGCTTGTCTTCGATGTCTCAGAACGGTTTTCATCAGTCCAGTCACCCCTGTGCAGCTGCTCTATACT gACCCCACTGTGATCCCCCATCTAATGTCTCTCCTGAGCCGCTCCCAGAGAACACAGGAGTACATCACACAGATCTTCTCCCACTGTTGTAAG ACCCCGGAGCACCAGACGGTTCTTTTCAACCACGGCGCCATCCAGAACATCGCCCCTCTTCTTATCTCCCCCTCTTATAAG gTCCGGATGCAGGCGTTAAAGTGTTTCTCGGTCCTGGCCTATGAGAACACTCAGGTCTCCATGACACTGGTGAATG TGCTGGTGGACGGGGAGCTGCTCTCTCAGGTATTTGTCAGAATGATGCAAAGGGATCAACCCATCGAAATGCAGCTAACAGCAGCCAAATG TCTAACGTACATGTGTCGGGCGGGCGCCATCAGGACAGACGACAGCTGTGTTGTCCTAAAG ACCCTGCCTTGCCTGGTGCGGATGTGCAGTAAAGAGCATCTGCTGGAAGAGAGGGTGGAGGGTGCGGAGACGCTGGCCTACCTGATGGAACCCGACGTGGAGCTGCAGAGGATCGCCAGCACCACGGACCACCTGGTGGCCATGCTGGCAGACTACTTCAAATACCCCAGCTCTGTGTCCGCCATCACAGACATCAAGAGG cTGGATCACGACCTGAAGCACGCACACGAGCTGAGACAAGCTGCGTTCAAACTCTACGCCTCGCTGGGCTCCAACGACGAGGACATCCGCAAGAAG atcacagagacagagaacatGATGGACCGGATAGTCAGCGGCCTATCAGAGTCCAGCATTAAAGTCCGTCTGGCCGCTGTCAG GTGTCTTCACAGTCTTTCCCGGTCAGTGCAGCAGCTGAGGACGAGCTTCCATGACCATGCAGTGTGGAAACCCCTCATGAAG cTGCTGCAGAACGCTCCGGATGAAGTCCTAGTCATGGCCTCCTCGACACTATGCAATCTACTGCTTGAGTTCTCCCCCAGCaaagag CCCATCCTGGAGTCGGGGGTGATTGAGCTGCTCTGCAGTTTGACGCAGAGTGACAGTCCTGCACTGAGGGTCAACGGGATCTGGGCTCTGATG AACATGGCGTTCCAGGCGGATCAGAAGGTGAAGGTGGAGATCGTTCGGTGTTTGGGAACAGAACAGTTGTTCCGGCTGCTATCGGACCCCGACAGCAACGTGCTGATGAAGACCCTCGGGCTGCTGAGGAATCTGCTGTCAACACGCCCA CACAGTAAAGGAAGCCCTGAGACAAAA CACATCGACCAGATCATGAGCTCTCATGGGAAGCAGATCCTGCAGGCCGTGACCCTCATCCTGGAGGCGGAGCACAGTATAGAGGTCAAAGAGCAG ACGCTGTGCATCCTAGCCAACATCGCCGACGGCAACACAGCCAAGGAAATCCTCATGACCAATGACGACATGCTCCAGAAAATCAAATACTACATG GGGCATTCGAATGTGAAACTGCAGCTCGCCGCCACCTTCTGCATCTCCAACCTGATCTGGAATGAGGAGGACG TTCAAGCAGTGGTCAGCAGCGATTGTTCCCTCAAAG GTTCTCAGGAGCGTCAGGATAAGCTGAGGGAGATGGGCTTTGTGGACATCCTGCACAAACTCACCCAGGCCTCGGACCCCAACCTCTGTGACAG ggcGAAGACGGCGATGCAGCAGTACCTGGCGTGA
- the armc8 gene encoding armadillo repeat-containing protein 8 isoform X5: protein MKNAVIGNNKQKANLIVLGAVPRLLYLLQQSSSSLELRTECAVVLGSLAMGTENNIKSLVDCHIIPALLQGLLCTDLIFIEACLRCLRTVFISPVTPVQLLYTDPTVIPHLMSLLSRSQRTQEYITQIFSHCCKTPEHQTVLFNHGAIQNIAPLLISPSYKVRMQALKCFSVLAYENTQVSMTLVNVLVDGELLSQVFVRMMQRDQPIEMQLTAAKCLTYMCRAGAIRTDDSCVVLKTLPCLVRMCSKEHLLEERVEGAETLAYLMEPDVELQRIASTTDHLVAMLADYFKYPSSVSAITDIKRLDHDLKHAHELRQAAFKLYASLGSNDEDIRKKITETENMMDRIVSGLSESSIKVRLAAVRCLHSLSRSVQQLRTSFHDHAVWKPLMKLLQNAPDEVLVMASSTLCNLLLEFSPSKEPILESGVIELLCSLTQSDSPALRVNGIWALMNMAFQADQKVKVEIVRCLGTEQLFRLLSDPDSNVLMKTLGLLRNLLSTRPHSKGSPETKHIDQIMSSHGKQILQAVTLILEAEHSIEVKEQTLCILANIADGNTAKEILMTNDDMLQKIKYYMGHSNVKLQLAATFCISNLIWNEEDVQAVVSSDCSLKGSQERQDKLREMGFVDILHKLTQASDPNLCDRAKTAMQQYLA from the exons ATGAAGAACGCAGTCATAGGAAACAACAAGCAGAAGGCCAATCTGATCGTCCTCGGAGCTGTGCCGAG GTTACTGTACCTGCTGCAGCAGAGCTCCTCCAGTCTGGAGCTGAGGACGGAGTGTGCGGTGGTGCTGGGCAGCCTGGCCATGGGCACCGAGAACAACATCAAGTCCCTGGTGGACTGTCACATCATCCCTGCCCTGCTTCAAG GTCTCCTGTGTACGGACCTGATCTTCATTGAAGCTTGTCTTCGATGTCTCAGAACGGTTTTCATCAGTCCAGTCACCCCTGTGCAGCTGCTCTATACT gACCCCACTGTGATCCCCCATCTAATGTCTCTCCTGAGCCGCTCCCAGAGAACACAGGAGTACATCACACAGATCTTCTCCCACTGTTGTAAG ACCCCGGAGCACCAGACGGTTCTTTTCAACCACGGCGCCATCCAGAACATCGCCCCTCTTCTTATCTCCCCCTCTTATAAG gTCCGGATGCAGGCGTTAAAGTGTTTCTCGGTCCTGGCCTATGAGAACACTCAGGTCTCCATGACACTGGTGAATG TGCTGGTGGACGGGGAGCTGCTCTCTCAGGTATTTGTCAGAATGATGCAAAGGGATCAACCCATCGAAATGCAGCTAACAGCAGCCAAATG TCTAACGTACATGTGTCGGGCGGGCGCCATCAGGACAGACGACAGCTGTGTTGTCCTAAAG ACCCTGCCTTGCCTGGTGCGGATGTGCAGTAAAGAGCATCTGCTGGAAGAGAGGGTGGAGGGTGCGGAGACGCTGGCCTACCTGATGGAACCCGACGTGGAGCTGCAGAGGATCGCCAGCACCACGGACCACCTGGTGGCCATGCTGGCAGACTACTTCAAATACCCCAGCTCTGTGTCCGCCATCACAGACATCAAGAGG cTGGATCACGACCTGAAGCACGCACACGAGCTGAGACAAGCTGCGTTCAAACTCTACGCCTCGCTGGGCTCCAACGACGAGGACATCCGCAAGAAG atcacagagacagagaacatGATGGACCGGATAGTCAGCGGCCTATCAGAGTCCAGCATTAAAGTCCGTCTGGCCGCTGTCAG GTGTCTTCACAGTCTTTCCCGGTCAGTGCAGCAGCTGAGGACGAGCTTCCATGACCATGCAGTGTGGAAACCCCTCATGAAG cTGCTGCAGAACGCTCCGGATGAAGTCCTAGTCATGGCCTCCTCGACACTATGCAATCTACTGCTTGAGTTCTCCCCCAGCaaagag CCCATCCTGGAGTCGGGGGTGATTGAGCTGCTCTGCAGTTTGACGCAGAGTGACAGTCCTGCACTGAGGGTCAACGGGATCTGGGCTCTGATG AACATGGCGTTCCAGGCGGATCAGAAGGTGAAGGTGGAGATCGTTCGGTGTTTGGGAACAGAACAGTTGTTCCGGCTGCTATCGGACCCCGACAGCAACGTGCTGATGAAGACCCTCGGGCTGCTGAGGAATCTGCTGTCAACACGCCCA CACAGTAAAGGAAGCCCTGAGACAAAA CACATCGACCAGATCATGAGCTCTCATGGGAAGCAGATCCTGCAGGCCGTGACCCTCATCCTGGAGGCGGAGCACAGTATAGAGGTCAAAGAGCAG ACGCTGTGCATCCTAGCCAACATCGCCGACGGCAACACAGCCAAGGAAATCCTCATGACCAATGACGACATGCTCCAGAAAATCAAATACTACATG GGGCATTCGAATGTGAAACTGCAGCTCGCCGCCACCTTCTGCATCTCCAACCTGATCTGGAATGAGGAGGACG TTCAAGCAGTGGTCAGCAGCGATTGTTCCCTCAAAG GTTCTCAGGAGCGTCAGGATAAGCTGAGGGAGATGGGCTTTGTGGACATCCTGCACAAACTCACCCAGGCCTCGGACCCCAACCTCTGTGACAG ggcGAAGACGGCGATGCAGCAGTACCTGGCGTGA
- the armc8 gene encoding armadillo repeat-containing protein 8 isoform X2, giving the protein MACLLEAPLRISVLSEVTATSRHYVDRLFDPDPQKVLQGVIDMKNAVIGNNKQKANLIVLGAVPRLLYLLQQSSSSLELRTECAVVLGSLAMGTENNIKSLVDCHIIPALLQGLLCTDLIFIEACLRCLRTVFISPVTPVQLLYTDPTVIPHLMSLLSRSQRTQEYITQIFSHCCKTPEHQTVLFNHGAIQNIAPLLISPSYKVRMQALKCFSVLAYENTQVSMTLVNVLVDGELLSQVFVRMMQRDQPIEMQLTAAKCLTYMCRAGAIRTDDSCVVLKTLPCLVRMCSKEHLLEERVEGAETLAYLMEPDVELQRIASTTDHLVAMLADYFKYPSSVSAITDIKRLDHDLKHAHELRQAAFKLYASLGSNDEDIRKKITETENMMDRIVSGLSESSIKVRLAAVRCLHSLSRSVQQLRTSFHDHAVWKPLMKLLQNAPDEVLVMASSTLCNLLLEFSPSKEPILESGVIELLCSLTQSDSPALRVNGIWALMNMAFQADQKVKVEIVRCLGTEQLFRLLSDPDSNVLMKTLGLLRNLLSTRPHIDQIMSSHGKQILQAVTLILEAEHSIEVKEQTLCILANIADGNTAKEILMTNDDMLQKIKYYMGHSNVKLQLAATFCISNLIWNEEDVQAVVSSDCSLKGSQERQDKLREMGFVDILHKLTQASDPNLCDRAKTAMQQYLA; this is encoded by the exons ATGGCGTGTTTGTTGGAGGCCCCTCTCCGCATCAGTGTGCTTTCT GAAGTAACTGCCACTAGTCGCCACTATGTTGACAGACTGTTTGACCCAGACCCACAGAAAGTGCTTCAGGGAGTCAT TGACATGAAGAACGCAGTCATAGGAAACAACAAGCAGAAGGCCAATCTGATCGTCCTCGGAGCTGTGCCGAG GTTACTGTACCTGCTGCAGCAGAGCTCCTCCAGTCTGGAGCTGAGGACGGAGTGTGCGGTGGTGCTGGGCAGCCTGGCCATGGGCACCGAGAACAACATCAAGTCCCTGGTGGACTGTCACATCATCCCTGCCCTGCTTCAAG GTCTCCTGTGTACGGACCTGATCTTCATTGAAGCTTGTCTTCGATGTCTCAGAACGGTTTTCATCAGTCCAGTCACCCCTGTGCAGCTGCTCTATACT gACCCCACTGTGATCCCCCATCTAATGTCTCTCCTGAGCCGCTCCCAGAGAACACAGGAGTACATCACACAGATCTTCTCCCACTGTTGTAAG ACCCCGGAGCACCAGACGGTTCTTTTCAACCACGGCGCCATCCAGAACATCGCCCCTCTTCTTATCTCCCCCTCTTATAAG gTCCGGATGCAGGCGTTAAAGTGTTTCTCGGTCCTGGCCTATGAGAACACTCAGGTCTCCATGACACTGGTGAATG TGCTGGTGGACGGGGAGCTGCTCTCTCAGGTATTTGTCAGAATGATGCAAAGGGATCAACCCATCGAAATGCAGCTAACAGCAGCCAAATG TCTAACGTACATGTGTCGGGCGGGCGCCATCAGGACAGACGACAGCTGTGTTGTCCTAAAG ACCCTGCCTTGCCTGGTGCGGATGTGCAGTAAAGAGCATCTGCTGGAAGAGAGGGTGGAGGGTGCGGAGACGCTGGCCTACCTGATGGAACCCGACGTGGAGCTGCAGAGGATCGCCAGCACCACGGACCACCTGGTGGCCATGCTGGCAGACTACTTCAAATACCCCAGCTCTGTGTCCGCCATCACAGACATCAAGAGG cTGGATCACGACCTGAAGCACGCACACGAGCTGAGACAAGCTGCGTTCAAACTCTACGCCTCGCTGGGCTCCAACGACGAGGACATCCGCAAGAAG atcacagagacagagaacatGATGGACCGGATAGTCAGCGGCCTATCAGAGTCCAGCATTAAAGTCCGTCTGGCCGCTGTCAG GTGTCTTCACAGTCTTTCCCGGTCAGTGCAGCAGCTGAGGACGAGCTTCCATGACCATGCAGTGTGGAAACCCCTCATGAAG cTGCTGCAGAACGCTCCGGATGAAGTCCTAGTCATGGCCTCCTCGACACTATGCAATCTACTGCTTGAGTTCTCCCCCAGCaaagag CCCATCCTGGAGTCGGGGGTGATTGAGCTGCTCTGCAGTTTGACGCAGAGTGACAGTCCTGCACTGAGGGTCAACGGGATCTGGGCTCTGATG AACATGGCGTTCCAGGCGGATCAGAAGGTGAAGGTGGAGATCGTTCGGTGTTTGGGAACAGAACAGTTGTTCCGGCTGCTATCGGACCCCGACAGCAACGTGCTGATGAAGACCCTCGGGCTGCTGAGGAATCTGCTGTCAACACGCCCA CACATCGACCAGATCATGAGCTCTCATGGGAAGCAGATCCTGCAGGCCGTGACCCTCATCCTGGAGGCGGAGCACAGTATAGAGGTCAAAGAGCAG ACGCTGTGCATCCTAGCCAACATCGCCGACGGCAACACAGCCAAGGAAATCCTCATGACCAATGACGACATGCTCCAGAAAATCAAATACTACATG GGGCATTCGAATGTGAAACTGCAGCTCGCCGCCACCTTCTGCATCTCCAACCTGATCTGGAATGAGGAGGACG TTCAAGCAGTGGTCAGCAGCGATTGTTCCCTCAAAG GTTCTCAGGAGCGTCAGGATAAGCTGAGGGAGATGGGCTTTGTGGACATCCTGCACAAACTCACCCAGGCCTCGGACCCCAACCTCTGTGACAG ggcGAAGACGGCGATGCAGCAGTACCTGGCGTGA